The following DNA comes from Triticum aestivum cultivar Chinese Spring chromosome 3D, IWGSC CS RefSeq v2.1, whole genome shotgun sequence.
CTAAATGCATCATATACATTCATTTCATCACAACAAAACCATGAACTAGTGATTCCAACAAAATGAGCAGAATGCATGATTTGAACCAACCAAATGAAGGGGGGATGAgggaggtaccttgggtgatgcaaATGGCCTTGATCCACCAGACAAATCTTGAGCAATGGAGGGGGATCTAGTGGGTGATTTGGTGGGGGTGAAGAGGGGGAGAGAGCTTGAGCTCGAAAGAAGAGTGGGGTGAATGAGTGGATGGGGGAGCAGCACAGCCCCCTCAACTCACAACCTTATCAAGGAACCTACCGCCAGACAGCCCGGCGGTAGGTTGCAAGAGCCTACCGCCGTACGGTAGGTCCCTTCGCCATGTGTCCACGGCCAGTAACGGCCAGACGGCGTCAGCGAACCTACCGCCACGAGAGGTGGTGGTAGCCTGTATGTTAGCTACCGCCAGGGCCtccggcggtagcaaaagggtcaaatgtcGAAATTTTTCCACACCGGAGTCAGATCCCGATTTTATAcatgaaaagggtcaaaacacgaaattttgcctcgTCTGAGTGCGTGTGGGTGATGGTGTGGGTGGGTACCATCACATGCTCGTACGGTCATGCCCGTGCAAATTGGGCAGCGATTAGTTGCGTGGTCATGCGAAATTGCGAAGGCATCCTGTTTCTTTATGCTCCAGGGTGacactgtttttctttttctcaaagaTCACTCTGGACTAGTAAAATATACCTTATCTGAAGGCACATTACGAAGTACCAGCAGGTCAAACACTCCTACGTGCAATGCAATAAAATAAAGATTCAAAGGGAGCAATAGACCACAAACGTCAGAGCTTAGGTATCAATCAACCAAGACTTAAGTAAGAACTACTGAATCCCATAACACGGTTGATTAGCAGCGGCTGCAGGGTTATACAGCTCATGGTAAGTTCATACACACGAGCAGTACAAGCATCAAGATCAAGTGCTTCTGCTTCAGCAATGTACAAAAGAGAGAGATAGCTATACTGGGTTGCTGGCCTAGACATTTGCATATGAGAGAGACCACGAAAAAGGTTTTGCCAAAGGTCTACCTCGCAAGCGCAAGAAACATCCGGTTTGTTAATactttcttcatcatcatcatcccacgAGAATCAAAGATGAAAGGGGGCACTGTAGATTAGTGTTTTAGAGCGACGGGAGGGCCGTCTGTCACTTGTGGACAGACAGCTCATGGAGATGAGCGATGTCGGCGTTGGAGAAATGGCTTGTGCCGCAGATCTTCTCCAGAGGATCCTTGCAGCACCTCTGGAGCTCCAGGTACCTGTCCAGGTTGAACTTCTGCCTCTGGATCAACTTCCTCTGCCGGGACTGGAACATCCTCTCCATGAAGTCTCGGTACGTCGGATCCCTTGATGTGATGAGGAAGTAGGCGTACCCGACAACCAGGCCCGTCGCAGTTGTGAAGAATGTGATGGGCTCCATGACGTCCCACGAGAACTCCCAGAAGGTCAGCCTGAAGAAGAGCCCGACCTGTGTGATCAGGAACCCTAGCCCAGACCAGAGGATACGCCGGACTTGCTTGTGTGCGAGCTTGTTGATTTCTTCCAAATGTGTCTGGAGTTGCTTGAGCTCTTCCTTTCTTGGGTCATCCTCAGGTGTCAGTGCAAGGGGCATAGCTTTTCTTACAAGATCCACAATCTGTATGCAACAAGCAAAGCATCAGTCTCTGCCAATATTAAATATCAGCCGACGTTCCACTACTGCTACCAATGCAAAGTACCAGCTGCTGTTACTACTTCCAACGTTAAATGTCAGCTAATGTCACTACTACTATAGACCTTCAAGTCAGACCCCAAGATATCTCAGCATATACGTACTGGTGAAGACTAGATTTACAGTTATTATAAAATATAATGACAGCAAAattgtagtactccctctgtaaagtaatataagagtgtttagatcactactttagttatctaaacTCTCTAATATTTCTtcacggagggagtacaacacatgAGCTGCCCAAGTAAACGTTTAGAAAGTAGAAACTATgaaaccaaataaaaataaaataaatgtctGAGAAGAACAGTGCTCTCTTACAAGATCCACAATCTGTATGCAACAAGAAAAGCATCAGCGTCTGCCAATATAAAATATCAGCCTATGTTCCACTACTACTACCATtgtaaagtactccctctgtaaactaatataagagcattgagatcactaaagtagtgatctaaacactcttatattagtttacggagggagcaCCAGTTGCTGCTACAGCCAATGTTAAATGTCAGCTAATTTCATGCTGCTGCTATAGACCTAAAGCCTTCAAATCACGCTGCAAGAAATCTCAGCATATGTATTTGATGAAGACTAAATTTAGAGTTCTAGAATAATGACAACAAAACTGTAGTCAAACATAAATACATGAGAGCTGCCAAACTAAACATTTATTTAGAAAGTAGACATTACGGAAGCAAATCAATTAAAAATGTCTGAGAAAGACACCACTCTCTTTTTGTGTAACTAAGCTTTTGCCTCATAATTTGATAACTGATCACATGCAACGCCATCAAACCAATCCGAGGAAACTTTCTGTTTTGCCCACCTGGCAACAATCGTTTACAGATGTTCAGCATGTGACACAAGGAGGTTTCTTCACTAAGGAAAGTATGTCCAAGAAAAGTGAAAGCTACAACATACAGTAATCAGGTAACATGATTATGAATTACTTGAACAAATAATGCAATTCCAAAAACCGCCAACCTTTAGGCAAGTCACATTGTTTGTCACCGACAAAAGGATCGTGCTATCAAACGACAAACTTTATGCATGGTGGACTGGTAGTTTAGTACGCGAACCACTAGATAACAAGATAGGCACCCTGCTAAGAAAAAGATAGGCACCCTGCACAACAAGCCACCCATCTAGACTGAAACAAGATAAAAAAACGGATTCCACACGGCAAATGACCCATCCTGTATGACAAGAAAGGACGTAGGAAAGCAAGCTAGAGGAGAAGGTATCGATTGCTTTAGCACCCACTTATAATCGGAAGAGTTCTTCCCCATGGAGGAAAACGGGGATAACTTTTGCACTGGTGCGTCCGGCGTGCGCACTCAGGAGGAGCACGCAGTGAGCCACCCACCACTTGGAGCCGCGTCCTGAAGCAACCAGACGGCTTTTCTGTGCCACGGAAAAGTGAATTGCTTCTGGTTCTGTTCCACAGGCTAACAGAGTCTGACCATGGTTGCCATCCTCCGGCCGCACCATGTTTGGTCAGTTCCAAAGCTCCAATCAGCTAATGAGGTCGAACAGCGTATAACAAAGTGGACGATGAATTCAAGTGTTGGACGCAAGTTGGACGAGTGAAACTGAGGGACCAATGGCGGGGATTTGACGAATAAACAACGTGCCAGACACTGGACATTGGACCACCGATTCGACAAGTGCACCTGTAGACCTGTACTTTGAGGAAATCTACCGAACAGCTGATGGTCACCATCGGCGAGAGGAACGCAGCGATCGATCAGTACTAGGGCCCTCACGAGTCACGCGCACAATGACCTGAATCAATCCGGGGCCCGAATCAGGGAGCGCGCAATGATATTCGTGAATGTATCTCCCTCGGATGCATCGTAGATGCCTCAGAAATTTCAAAAACGTCAGAGGATGATGCAGAGCACGGGCCAAACGCAAACTTAAGAGGAACCAAATCGCGAACAGAAAATAGCAAAGCCGAACGAAATAGTACTAGTAGTAATTTTTCGTGAAACGTGATGGATGATGCAGAGGTGGTGGGGGAGGGAGGAGCGGCAATGCGGGGCGGAGCTGACCTTGTCGGGCTGGAGGTAGACCTTGTCGCGGAAGAGGAGCACGACGCCGGCCTCGTCGAGCGCGCCGGCGAGCGCGGTGGCCTCGGCGCGGGTGCGGGCGGCGCCGGCCTCCTCGCACTTGCGCAGCAGCTCCGCGTAGGGGATCacctcgccgtccccgagccgcCGCTTGAGCGCCTCCACGTTGGCCATCCGCATGAGCCGCCTCGCCTCCTCCGCCGTCACCTCGGCCTCCGGGTCCCtccccgcggccgcctccgccgccggcagCGACGCGAAGCGGAACCGCTGCTGGAAGAGGCCGCAcggcggctgctgcggcggcgggggcagccagcacgccgcggcggaggcggcggcccgcgcgcgcggcggcgcggcggccggggcgcccgcgctggcggcggcgcggaggagcgggcggGAGAAGCGCCACATTGACATCGGTCTTCGCGGGCGTGCGGGCGTGCGGGCGTGCGCGAGGCGCGGgttggagggagggaggggggtggcGGAGGGAGATATGGGGGGAGGCGGTCAAAGCGGGGGCGGGAAGTGTGGCGGAGAGGGCAGAGAAGGCAGGGGAGGGAGAGCCGGGAAAGGCTCGGGCGAAGGAGGGAGAGAGCCTCTGGGCTCGGGCGAAGGTCCGCGTGGGGTTTTTGCCTCTACGGTGTTTTTTCTGCTGCAGTGGGATTCCTTTTTCTCGCTTGGTTTTCTTGGCGATGTATGGCAGGCCGCGTGTTTCCGGGTGGTTTCCTTGCCGTACGCGCAGGCGATCGCAGGGCAGGAAATAATGCGCGGTTGATATTTGGAAGGAAACAGCTTCTTACGCGGTGGTGTGGCGGAGGAAAACGCTGCGCGTGCTCGCAGTTACTGCCCGCTTTTACCACCTTTCCATTTGCATTTGAGCAATACTcgttccgtttctaaatatttgtctttttaaagatttcaaatgaaataccacatatggatgtatatagacatattttagagtgtagattcactcattttgctccgtatatagtcacttattgaaatctctaaaaagacaaatatttagaaacggagggagtacaaagtatGCCATTAAACCATGCCTCAAAATAACACACATTTCCCCTGCCAAGAATATATTAAGTTACCCATTCGCGAAAAAGGTATAAATTGATACGTTGATAAACATTTGGAGATGTCTTTTTTGCGGATGATTTGGAGATGTTTTAAGGTGGGGGCCTTAATAACTTAGGGAAAGTGCCCACACATTTCccctgcaagaagaagaatacaatACTTCACATTTCGTTGGAGAGTTTTCGAAAGGAATTTGAACTTTATTTTCTTCCGTTGAAGacaagggcctctttgattcgtaggattccAAAAACACGGGAATAGAAAAAACGTAGGATTGAAATGACATTtccattggatccctataggatttgagtttgtttgattgtgtcatgaaaaaagcaaaggatttctttcaagaggttgaagtggatgttagaattcctgtgaaatCTGGTACAAATAAATCCTTAGCAAAAAGTCCTACaagattcaatcctacgaatcaaacgaccaacgtaggaaaaattcctaaggattctaatccttcaaaaatcctatgaagatcctttgaatcaaagagaccCTAAGCTTTCGACCAATACCCATTCACTTTTGAACCACAACCTATCAGAACATTGCTCTCTTCCCCAATCCGTGCGCAAGGATTCAACCTTAAAAAGTAGAGTCGGTGATGTCTGAGCACAGAACATTCTCAACGGTAGCGTGTGGGAAGGGATTCTCTTTTAGCAACGGATAACAGATCAAAACGTACGACGACAGATCTAGCGCTTGGCCTCGACGATACCGACAATTGACGATGGCTCCGGGATTTGAGGAGGGTGGAGATGATCCATGGTCGACACACCACATCGATAAAGGTTCTTCGTTGACCCACAACATACTTCCCGGTCTATAGTTCTCCGAATTCAGCAGAGGTTAGCGATGTGGATGACAGATGTAGGATTTCCTAACGACTCCATTGTCAATTTcttttcttgtgtgtgtgtgtgtctgtgtgtgtgtgtgttcggaAGGGGCAGGGGGGTTCTGGAAAGTTCTATCTACACGTGTTCTCTCTTAACTTTCTAGGTCGGTTAACATGCATGCGTTGTGTTTGCTCTGATTATGATTAAGGAAACACATGATAACCTAAACGAAAATCATGTATAACAAGATTATTTCCATGAATATATTAAGTTGTTCATTCGCGGAAAAAGCTATACATCAAGTTATTAAACATTTGGAGGTGTTTTAAGGTGGGAGTCTTAATAACTTATGGAAAGTAGCACACATTTCTCatgcaacaagaagaagaaaatacCACACATTTACTGGAGAGTTTTCACAAAGAATTTGAACTTCATTTTCGTCTGTTGAATAAAAGTAAGCTTTCGACCAATACCCTTACACTTTTGAACCATAGCCTATCAGAACattgctctttctctctctctctctctctctctctctctctctctctctctctctctctctctctctctctctctctctctctccccgtccCAATCCGTGCATAGGGATTCACCCTTAAAAAGTAGAGTCCGTGACGTCTGAGCACATAACATTCTAAACGGTAGCGTGTGGGAAGGGGTTCTCTTTTAGCAACATATAACAGATTGAATTTACGATGACATATCCGTGCTTGGCCTCGACGATAACGATAATTGACGACGCCTTCGGGATTTGAGGAGGATGGAGATGATTCCCGGTCAACATGTTACATCGATAAAGGTTCTTTGCTGACCCACAACAGACGTCCCGGGCTATAGTTCTCTGAATTCGGCGGAGGTTAGCGATGTCAATGACAGTTGTAGGATTTCCTAACGACTCCAATGTAAATTTattttcttgtgtgtgtgtgtgttcggaAGGGGGAGGGGGTTCTGGAAAGTTTTATCTACACATGTTCTCTCTCAACTTTTCCTGCTGGTTCACATCCATGTGTTGTATTCACTCTAATCGTGAATGAAACAAATCATAAGCTAAAAATGAAAATCATGTATAAAAAGATTATTGCCAGAATATATTAAGTTGTTCATTCGCTAAAAAGGCATATATTAAGTTATTAAACATTTGGAGGTGTTTTAAGGGGGGCCTTAATAACTTACGGAATGTACCACACGTTTTCCATgctagaagaagaaaaaaataccacACATTTACAAGGAGAGTTTTCAAAAAGAATTTGAACTTCATTTTCTTTCGACAAGTAAGCTTTCGACCAATACCCTTTCACTTTTGAACCATAGGCTATCAGAACATTGCTCCCCCCCTTTCTCTCTTTCTCTACCAATCAGTGCGCAAGGATTCAATGTTAAAAAGTAGAGTCGGTGATGTCTGAGCACAGAACATTCTAAACGGTATAGCGTGTGGGAAGGGGTTCTCTTTTAGCAACGGATAAAATATGAAAACGTACAACGACAGATCTAGCGCTTGGCCTCGACGACACCGACAACTGATGTTGGCTCCAGGATTTGAGGAGGATGGAGATGATCCCTGGTCAACACGCCACATCGATAAAGGTTCTTCGTTGACCCACAACATACTTCCCGAGCTATAGTTCTCCGAATTCAGTAGAGGTTAGCGATGTCGATGACAGATGTAGGATTTCCGACTCCAATGTAAATTTCTTTTCTTGTGTGTGTGTCttgtgaagggggggggggggttctagaAAGTTCTATCTACACATGTTCTCTCTCAATTTTCGAGGTCGGTTCACATGCATGCATTGTGTTCGCTTTGATCGTGATTAAGGAAACACATGATAACCTAAAACCGAAGATCATGTATAATAGGATTATTGCCAGCAATATATTAAGTTGTTCATTCGCGGAAAATGCTATATAGTATTAAGTTATTAAACATTTGGAGGTGTTTTAAGGTGGGAGCCTTAATAACTTATGGAAAGTACCACACATTTCCCatgaaagaagaagaggaaagtaCCACACATTTACTTGAGAGTTTCAGAAACAATTTGAACTTCATTTTCTTCCGTTGAAGACAATTTTCGACCAATACCCTTACACTTTTGAACCATAGCCTATCAGAACATTGCTCTCCCCCCCTCTCAATCCGTGCGTAGGGATTCAGCCTTAAAAAGTAGACTCGGCGATGTGTGAGCACATAACATTCTAAACGGTGGCGTGTGGGAAGGGGTCCTCTTTTAGCCACGGATAATAGATCAAAACGTACAACGACAGATCTCCGCTTGTCCTCGACGATACAGACAACTGGCAATGGCTCCGGGATTGGAGGAGGATGGAGATGATACCTGGTCAACACGCCACATCGATAAAG
Coding sequences within:
- the LOC123079554 gene encoding calcium uniporter protein 6, mitochondrial; translation: MSMWRFSRPLLRAAASAGAPAAAPPRARAAASAAACWLPPPPQQPPCGLFQQRFRFASLPAAEAAAGRDPEAEVTAEEARRLMRMANVEALKRRLGDGEVIPYAELLRKCEEAGAARTRAEATALAGALDEAGVVLLFRDKVYLQPDKIVDLVRKAMPLALTPEDDPRKEELKQLQTHLEEINKLAHKQVRRILWSGLGFLITQVGLFFRLTFWEFSWDVMEPITFFTTATGLVVGYAYFLITSRDPTYRDFMERMFQSRQRKLIQRQKFNLDRYLELQRCCKDPLEKICGTSHFSNADIAHLHELSVHK